A DNA window from Drosophila pseudoobscura strain MV-25-SWS-2005 chromosome 2, UCI_Dpse_MV25, whole genome shotgun sequence contains the following coding sequences:
- the LOC6897835 gene encoding organic cation transporter protein isoform X3: MNLSEWRNLSQTSDGCLLLDLDYSQLIVEDGQVTNWPANASDLGYRQCQDFEFSDNDALTLVQEFELVCGRDILSLVETCFLVGAAAGAVLSGWISDRFGRRHTLMAFVTIQSVFGGILAFSTSVAMFMSLRVIIGFASMTVTVVSFVLVVELVSGKWRTVIGILNILPVAVTYVLASGMAYLIRDWRILQLVISWPWLIMLGIWFWLPESPRWLLAQGRLDELCGLIERAAKTNGTSSQLPTNYRKTLEAAVPREVQPQQEGAGSEEVKGDSLEAASSHQSGHVNPLLVVFGGKYWRTTCLTLIIWLTLIIIYFGLTLHLSNLGGNIYINNAVAGTIEAVSICTSILVVLKAGIRRSLIGYMLLPGLCCLATNLVPSQTGVIALATIAKCLIGANNAIIPTYTAMQYPTIVRNFGVGMGNLAAGIGLILVPFLWHLEHIDALLPLNVMGVCGLIGAIAICLMKDVN, translated from the exons ATGAATCTCTCGGAATGGCGCAATCTCAGTCAGACATCGGATGGCTGTCTCCTGCTGGACCTGGACTACTCCCAGCTGATCGTAGAGGATGGCCAGGTGACGAATTGGCCCGCGAATGCCAGCGACCTGGGCTACCGGCAGTGCCAGGACTTTGAGTTCTCGGACAACGATGCCCTGACGCTGGTGCAGGAGTTCGAGCTGGTCTGCGGCCGGGATATCCTCAGTCTGGTGGAGACCTGCTTCCTGGTGGGCGCTGCAGCCGGGGCCGTGCTCAGTGGCTGGATTTCGGATCGTTTCGGCAGGCGGCACACGCTGATGGCATTCGTGACGATACAGAGCGTTTTCG gTGGAATTTTGGCCTTCTCAACATCGGTGGCCATGTTCATGTCGCTACGTGTTATAATTGGATTCGCATCAATGACCGTGACTGTTGTGAGCTTCGTGCTGGTGGTGGAGCTGGTCTCCGGCAAGTGGCGGACCGTAATCGGTATTCTCAACATTCTCCCAGTGGCCGTAACGTACGTCCTGGCCTCGGGGATGGCCTATCTCATACGCGACTGGCGCATCCTGCAGCTGGTCATCTCATGGCCCTGGCTAATTATGCTTGGTATTTG GTTCTGGCTGCCGGAGTCGCCGCGCTGGCTGCTGGCCCAGGGCCGCCTGGATGAACTCTGCGGATTAATTGAGCGAGCGGCCAAAACGAATGGCACTAGCAGCCAGCTGCCGACCAACTACCGCAAGACCCTGGAGGCAGCAGTGCCGCGGGAGGTGCAGCCCCAACAGGAGGGGGCCGGCAGCGAGGAGGTGAAGGGAGATTCGTTGGAGGCGGCGTCGAGCCACCAGAGTGGCCATGTGAACCCCCTGCTGGTGGTGTTCGGCGGCAAGTACTGGCGCACCACGTGCCTGACTCTGATCATCTGGCTCACCCTGATCATCATCTACTTCGGATTGACCCTTCACCTGAGCAACCTCGGGGGCAACATCTACATAAACAACGCCGTGGCGGGCACCATCGAGGCCGTGTCGATCTGCACGAGCATTCTGGTGGTGCTCAAGGCGGGCATACGCCGGAGTCTCATCGGTTACATGCTGCTGCCGGGTCTGTGCTGCCTGGCTACGAATCTGGTGCCCAGCCAGACGGGGGTGATAGCTCTGGCCACCATAG CCAAGTGTTTGATTGGTGCGAACAATGCCATCATTCCCACCTACACGGCCATGCAGTATCCCACGATTGTGCGCAACTTTGGCGTTGGAATGGGCAACCTGGCCGCCGGCATTGGCCTCATCCTGGTGCCCTTCCTCTGGCATTTG GAACACATTGATGCCCTGCTGCCGCTGAATGTCATGGGTGTTTGTGGCCTCATCGGCGCCATTGCCATTTGCCTGATGAAGGATGTGAATTAG